The following proteins come from a genomic window of Candidatus Desulfatibia profunda:
- a CDS encoding MBL fold metallo-hydrolase, whose protein sequence is MDVIFLGTNGWYDSPAGNTICILIESEDYYIILDAGNGIHKLDRYYQKAKPVFILLSHFHLDHIIGLHILAKFSFAKGLVIAGPKGTKEILKTIVNKPFTMPLDDLPYKTEVLELSEEDTVLPFETKCMELVHSSLTLGYRIHLENKSVAYIPDTGFCQNAVRLARNVDLVIAECAHLPGESSPEWPHLNPQDAANIAKEAGAKQLALVHFDARRYPTTESRKVAQLCAKNIFPNTIATHDEMHLRL, encoded by the coding sequence ATGGACGTTATCTTTCTGGGAACGAACGGCTGGTACGATTCGCCGGCCGGCAACACGATCTGTATTTTGATTGAATCCGAAGATTATTATATCATTCTGGATGCCGGAAACGGCATTCACAAACTGGACAGATATTATCAAAAGGCCAAGCCCGTCTTTATATTACTGAGCCATTTTCACCTTGATCATATTATTGGCCTGCATATTTTGGCAAAATTTTCCTTCGCCAAAGGCCTTGTGATTGCAGGTCCCAAAGGCACAAAGGAAATCCTCAAAACCATCGTAAACAAACCGTTCACAATGCCGCTGGATGATCTTCCTTACAAGACAGAGGTTTTGGAACTGTCTGAGGAGGACACTGTCTTACCGTTTGAAACAAAATGCATGGAACTGGTCCATTCTTCCCTCACACTGGGCTACCGGATTCATTTAGAAAATAAATCCGTTGCCTACATTCCCGATACCGGTTTTTGTCAAAATGCTGTCAGGCTGGCCCGGAATGTGGATCTTGTCATCGCGGAATGTGCCCATTTGCCCGGTGAATCCTCTCCTGAATGGCCACATTTAAATCCGCAGGATGCCGCCAACATTGCAAAGGAGGCCGGGGCAAAGCAGCTTGCTCTGGTTCATTTCGACGCCCGCCGGTATCCGACAACAGAATCCAGAAAAGTTGCCCAACTTTGTGCAAAAAATATATTTCCAAACACGATTGCGACCCATGATGAAATGCATCTGCGCTTATAA